Proteins encoded together in one Effusibacillus pohliae DSM 22757 window:
- a CDS encoding nucleotidyltransferase family protein, translating into MYLASKYRVKNIRIFGSQARGEETADSDVDFLVEFEEPNLLDRIGFKQDLEELLNMPVDVVTESTIHPMLREHILAEAKPF; encoded by the coding sequence CTGGCTTCTAAATACCGGGTCAAAAACATCCGGATTTTCGGATCCCAAGCTCGTGGAGAGGAAACTGCTGACAGTGACGTTGATTTTCTCGTGGAATTTGAAGAACCGAACCTCTTGGATCGGATCGGATTCAAACAGGATCTGGAAGAATTGCTGAACATGCCTGTTGACGTTGTGACTGAAAGCACGATCCATCCAATGCTTCGGGAGCACATTTTGGCCGAGGCAAAACCATTCTGA